The following proteins come from a genomic window of Malus domestica chromosome 02, GDT2T_hap1:
- the LOC103428585 gene encoding UDP-glycosyltransferase 84B2-like: protein MAAAAAAATADEEQQVHVLLVVVLQAHMNPMLKFATCLASKGVYITLATTETARDTLLNFDTTFTILHPKIHLEFFSDGLAAEFNREKGADVLTTLQVSGSKNLSNLIKNLTSDNKLAISCIIFNPFGPWVADVAAYHGIPCALLWNQSCATFSLLYRYAKKIKPFDPNLELNAENILGCPGIPNIEVGDLPTTVLPSTPFHFKKLISDSVGSSETAKWVLGNSFYELEKGIVDSMESLIPIRPIGPLVSPFILGRAGEDDETLHIDMYEAEDSCIEWLNGRPISSVVYVSFGRVTVLSQTQIDNISLALKTSKRPFLWVLKPPAEGSKMEVGELPLGFLEETRERGMVVNWCSQEKVLMHKAVACFMTHGGWNSTLETVVSGVPVVVYPEWTDQPTNAKLLADVFGVGVRIRVSDDGVASSEEMRRCIAEVVEGPMAEGMKRRAEELKAAAKKSVEGGGSSDRNIDQFISEISEKS, encoded by the coding sequence ATGgcggctgctgctgctgctgccacCGCCGATGAAGAACAACAAGTCCATGTTCTACTGGTGGTGGTGCTGCAAGCCCACATGAATCCCATGCTCAAATTCGCCACGTGCCTCGCCTCAAAGGGTGTCTATATCACTCTCGCCACCACCGAAACCGCTCGAGACACCCTTCTCAACTTCGACACCACCTTCACAATCCTACACCCCAAAATCCACCTCGAGTTCTTCTCCGACGGCCTCGCCGCCGAGTTCAACCGCGAGAAGGGCGCCGACGTCCTCACCACCCTCCAAGTCTCCGGCTCCAAAAACCTGTCCAACCTCATAAAAAACCTCACTTCCGACAACAAACTCGCAATCTCCTGCATAATCTTCAACCCCTTTGGACCTTGGGTTGCTGACGTGGCGGCCTACCACGGCATCCCCTGCGCCCTGCTctggaaccaatcttgcgcgACGTTTTCACTTCTCTACAGATACGCCAAAAAAATCAAACCTTTTGATCCAAACTTGGAATTGAACGCAGAAAACATTCTGGGTTGTCCGGGTATTCCGAATATAGAAGTTGGCGATCTTCCCACCACTGTTCTCCCGTCAACCCCTTTCCATTTTAAGAAACTGATATCGGATTCCGTCGGAAGCTCGGAGACAGCCAAATGGGTTCTGGGGAATTCGTTTTACGAGCTCGAAAAAGGCATCGTAGACTCCATGGAATCGCTCATTCCGATTCGTCCAATCGGTCCGTTGGTCTCGCCATTCATACTGGGCCGAGCAGGGGAAGATGATGAAACCCTGCACATCGACATGTATGAGGCCGAAGATTCCTGCATAGAGTGGCTCAACGGGCGGCCAATATCCTCCGTCGTCTACGTCTCGTTCGGCAGAGTTACCGTTCTGTCCCAGACCCAGATTGACAATATTTCCCTGGCATTGAAAACCAGCAAACGGCCGTTCCTTTGGGTGCTAAAGCCGCCAGCGGAGGGGTCCAAGATGGAAGTGGGAGAACtgccattagggtttttggaggAGACGAGGGAGAGGGGCATGGTGGTAAACTGGTGCTCTCAGGAAAAAGTGCTTATGCACAAAGCAGTTGCCTGCTTTATGACTCACGGCGGTTGGAACTCGACGCTTGAGACGGTGGTGTCTGGTGTGCCGGTGGTGGTTTATCCTGAGTGGACTGATCAGCCCACCAATGCCAAGCTTTTGGCTGATGTGTTTGGTGTTGGTGTGAGGATTAGGGTTAGTGACGATGGGGTTGCTAGCAGTGAAGAAATGAGGAGATGCATTGCGGAGGTTGTGGAGGGGCCAATGGCGGAGGGCATGAAGAGGAGAGCGGAGGAGTTGAAGGCGGCTGCTAAAAAATCAGTGGAAGGTGGTGGTTCTTCTGACCGGAATATTGATCAATTTATCAGTGAAATTTCTGAGAAATCTTGA